A genomic segment from Gorilla gorilla gorilla isolate KB3781 chromosome 3, NHGRI_mGorGor1-v2.1_pri, whole genome shotgun sequence encodes:
- the GPR78 gene encoding G-protein coupled receptor 78 produces the protein MGPGEALLAGLLVMVLAVALLSNALVLLCCAYSAELRTRASGVLLVNLSLGHLLLAALDMPFTLLGVMRGRTPSVPGACQVIGFLDTFLASNAALSVAALSADQWLAVGFPLRYAGRLRPRYAGLLLGCAWGQSLAFSGAALGCSWLGYSSAFASCSLLLPPEPERARFAAFTATLHAVGFVLPLAVLCLTSLQVHRVARSHCQRMDTVTMKALVLLADLHPSVRQRCLIQQKRRRHRATKKIGIAIATFLICFAPYVMTRLAELVPFVTVNAHWGILSKCLTYSKAAADPFTYSLLRRPFRQVLAGMVHRLLKRTPRPASTHDSSLDVAGVVHQLLKRTPRPASTHNGSVDTENDSCLQQAH, from the exons ATGGGCCCCGGCGAGGCGCTGCTGGCGGGTCTCCTGGTGATGGTACTGGCCGTGGCGCTGCTATCCAACGCACTGGTGCTGCTTTGTTGCGCCTACAGCGCTGAGCTCCGCACTCGAGCCTCGGGCGTCCTCCTGGTGAATCTGTCGCTGGGCCACCTGCTGCTGGCGGCGCTGGACATGCCCTTCACGCTGCTTGGTGTGATGCGCGGGCGGACACCGTCGGTGCCCGGCGCATGCCAAGTCATTGGCTTCCTGGACACCTTCCTGGCGTCCAACGCGGCGCTGAGCGTGGCGGCGCTGAGCGCAGACCAGTGGCTGGCCGTGGGCTTCCCGCTGCGCTACGCCGGACGCCTGCGACCGCGCTATGCCGGCCTGCTGTTGGGCTGTGCCTGGGGACAGTCGCTGGCCTTCTCAGGCGCTGCACTTGGCTGCTCGTGGCTTGGCTACAGCAGCGCCTTCGCGTCCTGTTCGCTGCTCCTGCCGCCCGAGCCTGAGCGTGCGCGCTTCGCAGCCTTCACCGCCACGCTCCATGCCGTGGGCTTCGTGCTGCCGCTGGCGGTGCTCTGCCTCACCTCGCTCCAGGTGCACCGGGTGGCACGCAGCCACTGCCAGCGCATGGACACCGTCACCATGAAGGCGCTCGTGCTGCTCGCCGACCTGCACCCCAG TGTGCGGCAGCGCTGCCTCATCCAGCAGAAGCGGCGCCGCCACCGCGCCACCAAGAAGATTGGCATTGCTATTGCGACCTTCCTCATCTGCTTTGCCCCGTATGTCATGACCAG GCTGGCGGAGCTCGTGCCCTTCGTCACCGTGAACGCCCACTGGGGCATCCTCAGCAAGTGCCTGACCTACAGCAAGGCGGCGGCCGACCCGTTCACGTACTCTCTGCTCCGCCGGCCGTTCCGCCAAGTCCTGGCCGGCATGGTGCACCGGCTGCTGAAGAGAACCCCGCGCCCAGCATCCACCCATGACAGCTCTCTGGATGTGGCCGGCGTGGTGCACCAGCTGCTGAAGAGAACCCCGCGCCCAGCATCCACCCACAACGGCTCTGTGGACACAGAGAATGATTCCTGCCTGCAGCAGGCGCACTGA